GCTCTGGTATATTTATTTTCCTTCAGTTTTGGTGCATGAAAGCAAAAGCCAGTCTTTGTCACTGTTTATTCCCCTTTCCAAAGTTATGGTTGCTTTTTCAGCATACTTTATTCTGGGTGAAAATCTAAGTGCGGGCAGGTAAAAAAAATAACCCATAGTTCCTTTCATACTTCCATCCCAACCACAAATGTCTATAGAAGCACTCAAGATACCATTTTGGGGAAAGGAAAGAGATCAGATTAACATCAAGACTCAAGGCCAGGAACAGCAATCTGCTTCAGAATTGGAAGAGGAAAGGAGGCAGTGTAAGATTGGCTAAGAGATATGTCCAATTTTATTCAAACAACTTCATTTTTTTAACACAAGGCACTTCACTCTGTTTTATTGCCATTTTCTTCAATCTAGTTGGTTTTGTACTCCAATTATATACATCAGCTGATtagttttttttcaatttcaaacatAATAACAGAACATAATCTAATCAAGTATTTTATCTATTTAGATATGTTGTCCATACGGAATCAACAAAAAATTATTTTGCTTCAATTTCACCATGTTTTGTCTCCACTATAATAGATAGATATGCtacatttgaaaattataaaatttcaaaaattttatcattacaataaataataaaaatattattgaagcccatgaatttttatatttgaaatttattttatatcattcattatttttaaatattttatattaaaaagaaaTGGATAAACTTGGTTATAAACACGGTGGATCGAAGTCAATTTGTAGCTTCTTTTGATCTTTCTACAAATACAAATACGGTTATACATACACATAACTAGTGTACAAAAAGCTAAAAACCTAGACAGGAACTTCAACCTCCAGTTGTCAATATGAATAATTTAATGAAACAGAGCACTGATTCTCCACTCATTTTGCCTCCTGGATACGCATTCGTATTGACTCGGGACTTGATACTTTATTGATGCTGCAAATATTTAGATAACACAAGTTTGATGGATTAGAAGCATTTTTTATCATGGATTTTTGTAATAAAACACGTGAACAATCATCACCATGTCAAACGAGTTACAAGACTCACCAAACAAGTAAATCCCCAGCAGAGGCCATCTTTTCACATATCCATTCTGGAGCTAGCTCTTGTAACAGTTTTAACTGCTCTTCCACTTCTCCTGTGAAAGCATAGCCAAGACATAATTCAGCTAACGTTTCATAATCCAGACAAATATCATAGTAAAAAGGCTTACCTCTATCAACAATATCACAATGGCCAGCAATTATTTTGTGCATAAGCTCCTCTTTAGTTATAACAGAGCGCTTTATGGACTGGACTAGGTAGTGAATCATGTTGAAGAGCTTAGGTAGGCAAGCAATCATACGCTGCCGTCGCTTTGCTTGTGAGATTGCTGGATCTTGCTCCTCCAATGCTTTCCTCTCTTTCTCCCTTATCTGCAAGGATAATAAACGGTTACCTAAGCATTTTACTCTTGCAACCAAGGCTGATGGCTCATTTCAGATGGAATTACTATATCTAGTAGAAAATAGCTAAATGATATTTATCCCGCAAGTCATGAGTAGGTGACTATTTACTTGAGAGTAGTTACTAAAGCATGCAGAATTCATGATCtaaaaatgatgatagcaaaaagaATTCATAGTGGGCTTACTGAATGTCGAAGGCTTTCAGGCAAAATGGAAAGAATATCATCTTTGTTATTATCAACTGGTTTGCCTGCCATCTCTTGCACTTCATCAACATCCATCTCTTCCTTCATAGGAGTGTCAAATTTCAAGGACCTGGTACGTGGTGTTCGGCGTGCCAACTTGTTTGATGAAGTAGCAGAAACTTCATCTGGGCTCATATAACATCTCTTCTGTGGTTGTATGGTAGGTGTGGCAGTCATCAGCCTAGAAGGAGTTGAAGCAAGTTTCACAGGAGTGGACTGAATACAGCCAGATTTCATCGGGGACTCATCTTCCGTTTTAAATGGAGTAAACTCTTTGACTGGAGTTGCAGGGAGGCAATTTTTAGTATGTGTCTTGCTGGTAGTTGGTTTAGATATAAATTTAGTTGGTGAAGGAGTTGGAGCAAAGGTAGTTTCATCACTGGAGGCAGATCTGTAGTCACATATCTCCGGACCTTGAAAATTTGAACATTTTTGGACAGTTTCTTGAACTTTGCTTGTGGTTTTCAGGGAGAAGCGCTTTCTAAACGACTGAGATACATGTGATGCTACCACAGGCTGCAGACCATTAACTAAACCACGTAAAGTCTCCAAAGCTAGTTTTGAATTGGGTTTTGTGTGATTCGATGGTTGTGGCTGTGCTTCCTCTTGAACAACTTCATTGTTTGCAGCCACAGATTGTTGATCCATGATTGTATCAGTTAATGACGCATCAGATGACAATGAAATAGGTCCTTTGATcatattcttttgtatattcttCTTCAACCGATTGAATGGCTCTGGGAGATCTTCTTCTGGAATTTCATCACCCTGGAAGCACAATAATTTAAGTCAACCCAACACGATAATTGAAAAAAAGAGAGGTTAGAACAGCATTAGATTTTTAGCTTCCAGAGCACCGGATATTTAAAATGTGGGTTCCCAAGGGTACTGCATGTTTACTTTTAACTTAAGCCTATTGTGAACATATTAATTTGTTAAATTGCTGAATAAAACTAGCCGTTGGACTTTACTACGAGCttttattttttaagtaaaagCTTTCATCTGGGAGCAACATAAAGTGGTTTAGGTTTCATTCTAATTAGGAAGCAGTCAATGCTACAAATGAATAGCTTCAGAATGACTAGTCTGATAAAAAGGCCTTCACTTCTCTATACAAATAAGGCTTTCATCCAATAAAGAGAAATGCACAGATTAAGCACCATTCCTAACAGGTGGTCACTGCTACAAAAAAACCAGTCTCTGACATTTCTAAATGAACAGCTTCATAATCCCTAACCTTTCTtgaattttcttcaattttttttctgGTAGTTTGTGCTT
This is a stretch of genomic DNA from Gossypium arboreum isolate Shixiya-1 chromosome 11, ASM2569848v2, whole genome shotgun sequence. It encodes these proteins:
- the LOC108466427 gene encoding CDT1-like protein a, chloroplastic, which codes for MSSSDSLKSTPLKPKASLSLSSKSPVSRTPEKHSSQLPNRARNRGVALSIKEIRQVAQSRPKPPTDQIKSARKQILSWPNESPPPKTSGGRPDKLPEKYEMLCEFFNSLDSAIRLLRSKGSMPTFTNISPKIECLTDRRFTYCHLAQLKHVLPEAIEIKRMLVFDEKTSCMKPDLHVSIIMDAIDCGDNSKSKTKNMKLRKVFRDQLADYIKAHPEGDEIPEEDLPEPFNRLKKNIQKNMIKGPISLSSDASLTDTIMDQQSVAANNEVVQEEAQPQPSNHTKPNSKLALETLRGLVNGLQPVVASHVSQSFRKRFSLKTTSKVQETVQKCSNFQGPEICDYRSASSDETTFAPTPSPTKFISKPTTSKTHTKNCLPATPVKEFTPFKTEDESPMKSGCIQSTPVKLASTPSRLMTATPTIQPQKRCYMSPDEVSATSSNKLARRTPRTRSLKFDTPMKEEMDVDEVQEMAGKPVDNNKDDILSILPESLRHSIREKERKALEEQDPAISQAKRRQRMIACLPKLFNMIHYLVQSIKRSVITKEELMHKIIAGHCDIVDRGEVEEQLKLLQELAPEWICEKMASAGDLLVCINKVSSPESIRMRIQEAK